A single genomic interval of Candidatus Sysuiplasma acidicola harbors:
- the hemC gene encoding hydroxymethylbilane synthase, which translates to MGTRGSELAMAQTELALSVLSHSGIEEKMDVQIIRTSGDSGTSKPAEGSFVDTINDRVIDGRLDIGVHSMKDLPAILPPEIEIAMVPKRASRHDCLVGPATLYRLPSGTTVGTSSPRRIAQLARIRPDLRVVQMRGNVTTRIARLSTGKAGSALLALAGLERLGIHPSDGMGIYPLPLDHFVPAAGQGAIALVCRKGYFTEAVKKAASDRQTLGETGIERALLLGLGAGCSVPLGISVVSFGRGYTVRLQLLSPDGSKEAKLTARVSADDGVNGILSSFERLRASRFGQ; encoded by the coding sequence GTGGGTACCAGGGGAAGCGAGCTTGCAATGGCACAGACCGAACTTGCGCTCTCCGTTCTGAGTCATTCAGGCATCGAAGAAAAGATGGACGTGCAAATCATACGGACGAGCGGTGACAGCGGAACATCGAAACCCGCGGAAGGTTCATTTGTGGACACAATCAATGATCGTGTCATAGACGGGCGGCTCGATATAGGCGTTCACAGCATGAAGGACCTTCCTGCCATTCTCCCGCCGGAAATCGAGATAGCAATGGTACCAAAAAGGGCAAGCCGGCATGACTGTCTAGTTGGCCCGGCTACGCTGTACCGATTACCCTCGGGAACGACAGTGGGAACCTCCAGCCCGAGGAGGATAGCACAGCTTGCGCGCATCCGGCCCGATCTTAGAGTGGTCCAGATGAGAGGAAACGTCACGACACGTATCGCACGGCTGTCAACGGGCAAAGCCGGTTCTGCGTTGCTGGCGCTTGCCGGACTCGAACGGCTGGGCATCCACCCTTCTGATGGAATGGGTATTTATCCCCTGCCCCTGGATCATTTTGTTCCTGCAGCCGGCCAGGGCGCAATTGCGCTGGTCTGCAGGAAAGGCTATTTTACTGAAGCGGTTAAAAAGGCGGCTTCGGACAGACAGACGCTGGGGGAAACAGGCATAGAGAGGGCGCTGCTTCTCGGACTCGGCGCAGGATGCAGCGTCCCGCTGGGCATCAGCGTGGTATCGTTCGGCCGCGGGTACACAGTTCGTCTGCAGCTTTTATCGCCTGACGGTTCCAAGGAAGCGAAACTGACCGCACGCGTGTCCGCTGATGACGGCGTCAATGGCATTCTGTCGTCGTTTGAACGA